The nucleotide window AGCGCCTTCAGATCGGCCGGTGAATCGATGGTCTCGAGCACCACGTCGGGCTCCTCCTCTGGTGCTCCACGCGTCGGTGCGCCAGCGTAGGGGACCACAGGATGGCCGGCGCACGTACGCGGCCACCGTCATGCACGGGTTTCGTGGAGGTTCGTCGCAGGTTCCGCGAGGGATGACCCACCTGCGGGCGGCTCACCCGACATCGGCGATCCGTGCGTCCGGACGCCGGCGCCTGCGCGCGTGGACGCACGCATCGGGTCGCAGACTCAGGAGCCGATGAGCTCGCGGAGCAGCTGGTTGGTCGTGCGGGGGTCCGCCTTGCCCCGCGTCTGCTTCATCACCTGGCCGACGAGGGCGCCGATGGCCTTGTCGTTCCCACCGCGGATCGCGGCGACGGTGTCGGCGTTGTCGGCCACCACCTGTTCGACGATGCCGCGGAGCTCGCCCTCGTCGGAGACCTGCTCGAGGCCCTGTTCCTTCGCGATCTGGGCCGGGCCCTTGGCGCCGCGCGACTGGATCATGCCGGTCAGGACCTGCTTGGCGAGGTTGGTCGACAGCGTGCCGTCCTCGATCAGCGCGATCAGCTCCGCGACGTGCGTGCCGGTGAGGCCGGAGCCCGCGAAGTCGACGCCCTCGGCCGAGAGCTGACCGGCGACGTCACCGACGAGCCAGTTCGCCGCCGCGGAGGCGTCCGCGCCCGCGGCGACCGCCTCGTCGAAGGCCGGCAGCAGGCCCGTGACGATGATGGTCGACGCCTGGTGCGTCGCCACGCCCGCCGCATGCAGCCGCGCACGTGATGCCGCCGGGAGTTCGGGGAGGCGGGCACGGACCGCTTCGACCTTGTCGGCCGGCGAGGTGATCTCGACGAGGTCGGGATCGGGGAAGTAGCGGTAGTCGGTCACCGACTCCTTGACCCGCAGCGTCTCGGTGACCCCGCGACCCTCGTCCCAGTGGCGGGTCTCCATCACGATGGTGCCGCCGTCCTCGAGCACGGCGATCTGGCGCTGAGCCTCGTAGGCGATGGCGCGGCCCAGGGACCGGACGGAGTTGAGGTTCTTGATCTCCGTCCGCGTGCCGAGCGGATCGCCCGGTCGGCGGACGGAGACGTTGGCGTCGCAGCGGATCGAGCCCTCTTCCATGCGGGCGTCGGAGACCCCGGTGGCACGCACGATCGACTGCAGCTCGCGCAGATAGGCCTGGGCGGTGTCGGGATCGTGGATGTCGGGACGCGACACGATCTCGAGCAGGGGGATGCCACACCGGTTGTAGTCGATGAGCGACCGGTCGGCGCCGTGCAGCCGCCCGGTCGAGCCGACGTGCAGCGACTTGCCCGTGTCCTCCTCCATGTGCAGACGCTCGATCCGCACCCGGCGGGTCACGAGGTCGTCGCCGACCGGGACGTCGACGTCCAGCCACCCGTCGTGGACCAGCGGGACGTCGTACTGGCTGATCTGGTAGTTCTTCGCCAGGTCGGGATAGAAGTAGTTCTTGCGGTGGAACCGGCACACCGGCGCGATCTCGCCGTTGAGTGCCAGGCCCAGCAGCGTGGCGTCCTGCACGGCCTGCTCGTTGACCACGGGCAGCGCGCCGGGCTGTCCCGTGCAGACGGGACAGACGTTGGTGTTGGGGTCGCCGCCGAAGCTGGTCGAGCAGCCGCACCACATCTTCGTGCGGGTCTGCAGTTCGACGTGGACCTCGAGGCCCACGACCAGTTCCCAGGGTCCGGTCGTGCCCTCGAGCAGGGCGACACCGTGCTCCGCGGCCGTGGTCGCGGAGATCTCGCCGAGGTCGGTCGCGGTCATGTCAGAGCACCTCCACGGCGGTGTCGCCGGCGGGAATCGGGGTGAACCCGAGGTCGCGCTCGAACGCCCATCCCACGCGGTACATCAGGTCGTCGCGCAGCAGTGGCGCCATGATCTGCAGACCCACGGGAAGCGAGGCGTCGGGCGCGTCGGGCGCCTCGGCGGTGCCGGCCGGCAGCGACAGCGCCGGGATCCCGGCCAGCGAGGCCGGCACGGTGGCGACGTCGTTGAGGTACATCGCCAGGGGGTCGGCGGTCTTGTCCCCGAGGCCGAACGCCACCGTCGGCGAGGTCGGGCTGACCAGCACGTCGGCCTGCTCGAATGCGGTGGCGAAGTCCTGCGCGATGAGGGTGCGGACCTTCGACGCCTGCAGGTAGTAGGCGTCGTAGTAGCCGCTGGACAGCGCGTGCGTCCCGATCATGATGCGCCGCTTGACCTCGGGACCGAACCCGGCCGCGCGCGTGGCCGCGTTCATCTCCTCGGCGGTGGGCGCGTCGACGCGCAACCCGTAGCGCACGCCGTCGAAGCGGGCGAGGTTGGAGGACGCTTCCGATGGCGCGATGAGGTAGTAGGCGGGAAGGCCGTAGCCGGCGTGGGGCAGCGACACCTCGACGATCTTGGCGCCGAGCCGCTCGAAGCGCTCCAGCGCCTGCTCGAACACCCGCCGGACGCCGGGCTCGTAGCCGTCGCCCTGCAGTTCGGTGACCACGCCGACGCGCAGCCCCTCGATGCCGTCCCGCAGGGTGCCGAGCACGTCGGCGGGCGTGTCGGTGATCGAGGTGGCGTCGCGCGGATCGTGGCCGTGGATCAACGCCTGCAGTTGGGCCGCGTCCTCGACGGTGCGGGCGAACGGGCCCGCCTGGTCCAGCGACGACGCGAACGCCACCAGGCCGTAGCGTGACACCGTGCCGTAGGTCGGCTTGGCACCGACGATGCCGGTGAGCGCGGCCGGTTGGCGGATCGAGCCTCCGGTGTCGGTCCCGATCGCCAGCGGGGCCATCAGTCCGGCCACGGCGGCGGCGGAGCCGCCAGAGGAACCACCCGGCACGCGGCCGAGGTCCCACGGGTTTCGGGTCGGGCCGTACGCCGAGTTCTCGGTCGACGAGCCCATCGCGAACTCGTCCATGTTGGTCTTGCCCAGCACCACCACGTCCGCGGCGCGCAGGCGCTCGGTGACGGTGGCGTCGTAGGGCGGGACCCAGCCGTCGAGCATGCGCGAGCCACAGGTGGTCGGCACGCCGCGCATGGTCAGGACGTCCTTGAGCGCCAGCGGGACGCCCGCCAGGGGGCCGAGTTCCTCGCCGGCGGCCCGGCGACGGTCGACGTCAGCGGCGTGTTCGCGCGCTGCGGTGGCGGTGACGTGGAGGTAGGCGTGCACGTCGCGCTGGTCGAGGTCGTCGCTGCCGACGGCGGTCCACACGTCACCGTCGCCGTCGACGCCGTCGACCGACAGGATGCGCTGCAGATGCGCCTCGACCACCTCGAGGGCCGACACGTCCATGGCCCGCAGACGCTCGGCGAGTTCCGCCGCGGAGGACTGGGTGAGCTCCACGTCAGCCCTCCTCGGACACGATGCGGGGCACACCGAAGCGGTCCTGCTCGGCGTGCGGGGCGGCGGCCAGTACGGCCTCGCGTGGCAGCGAGGGGCGCGGATCGTCGGGACGGCTGACGTCGCGTAGCGCGAAGGGGTGCGTGGTCGGCTCGACGTCCTGTGCCGCGACCTCGCCGACCTGCTCGGCATAGGCGAGGATCTGCGACAGCTGGGGGGCGAGGGCGTCCACCTCGTCGTCCGTCAGCGCGAGGCGCGCCAGCCGGGCGACGTGACGCACCTCGTCGGCGGAGAGTGCCACGGGACCTCCTGGGCTCGGATCGAGTCGCCCCGCGCGGGGGCCGAAAGGAGTCGCCACGCACGACGGCGCGAGCCGGACTCGGGCCCCGAGGCTACCGCTCGCCGATCAGGTCCCCGACCGCGGGCACAACGTGCGCCCGGAGCCAGTCGGTGGCCTCGGCGACCGGGAGGGGGCGCGCGATCAGGTAACCCTGGGCGATCTGGCAGCCCATGTCGGCGAGGATGTCCAGCGAGGCCCGGGTCTCGACGCCCTCGGCGACGCACCGCAGTCCGAGCCCGGCGGCGAGTTGGACGACCGAGCGCACGATGGCGGTGTCCTGGCCCTCCACGTCGGCGTCGAGGTTCAGCACGAACGAGCGGTCGATCTTCACCTCGGCGACCGGCAGTCGCTTCAGCCGGGTCAGCGAGGCGTGGCCGGTCCCGAAGTCGTCGAGGGAGAGCTCCACGCCGGCCGCCTGCAGGGCGTCCAGGGTCGCCAACGCCCGCGTCGGGTCCCCGAGCAGCGCCTCCTCGGTGATCTCGAGCACCAGCAGCCCCGTGTCGAGCCCGTGTTCGGCCAGGCCGGCCTGCACCGTCGCGGTGAAGCCCGGGTCGGAGAGGTCGTGCAGCGAGGTGTTGACCGCGACGGGGACGGCGAGGCCGTCCGCCCGCCACGTCGCCAGTTGCCGCATGACCTGGTCGAGTACCGAGGCCGTCAGCGACCGCATGACGGCGGTGCGCTCCGCCAGGGGCAGGAAGGCGGCGGGCGCGAGCAGGCCCCGCTCGGGGTGGCGCCACCGCACCAACGCCTCGAGGCCGAGGGGACGACCGTCGCTCACGGCGACCTTGGGCTGGTAGTGAACCTCGAGCTCGCCGTTGGCGACGGCCTGGCGCAGCTCCGCGAGCAGGGACAGGCGCTGGGGCGTGTCGCGGATGAGGTCCTCGTCGAAGACGACGACCACCTCACCGGCGGCCTTGGCGGCGTACATCGCGGCGTCGGCGCGGCGTTGCAGGATCTCGAGGTCGTCGCCGTGCTGGGGCAGCAGCGCGACACCGATGCTGACCTCCACCTCGAGCCGGGCCCCACCGAGGTCGTACGGGTCGGTCAGCCGGCGCCCGAGCCGTTCGACGACGTCGAGGGCCTCGATCTCGTCCTCGACGTCGAGCAGCAGCACGAACTCGTCCCCGCCGATGCGGGCGGCGACGTCACCCTCGCGCACGCCGGTCCGCAACCGCTCCGCCACGAGCTTGAGCAGGTCGTCGCCGACGGCGTGGCCCAGGGTGTCGTTGACGTCCTTGAAGCGGTCGAGGTCGAGCAGACAGATGGCCCCGGGCTTCCCTTCCGCGAGGTAGCGGCTGACCTGGTCGGCCAGCGACAGCCGGTTCGCCAGGCCGGTGAGGCCGTCGTGGAGCGCATGCTGTTCACGCTCGAGCGACATCGCCGCGGTCTTCCACAGCAGGTACAGCGGCAGCAGCAGCAGCGGCAGGAACCCCCAGTGCTTCTCCGCCACCACGACGACCAGCGGGGCGAGGGCCAGCACCGCGCCGGTGGTGAGGGTGTAGTAGCGCACGTTCTCGAAGATCGTGACACGGACGGGCCGGCGCTCGAGGGCGCCGATGGCGATACCCACGACGGCCAGGTTGACCAGGTGGTAGGCGACGGCGGCGAGGATGGTCGGCAGCAGGCTGGTCGGCGTGAGCAGGGCCGGCGCGGCCGGGGTCGCCGACCAGCCGAACACGGAGAGGATCGCCCACGCGGCCGCGTAGGACAGCACGTACTGGGCGCCGTTGAAGATGCCGGCGAAGGCGCGCTTGCGACGGGCGGTCTCCCCGACGAGGGTCGCGACGATGACCCCGAAGACCGCCAGCTCGGCGCCCCAGGCGAGCATCACGGCGAAGAGGAACGCCGTGCTGAGCGAAACGCCGTCGGGATCCAACCGTCCCGACGCCACCACCGGGCGTAACTCGCCGAGCACGACGAAGCACAGCATGACCCAGAAGGCCATACCGGCGAGGCGCAGTTCGCTCCACCCCGGTATGCCGAGGAGGAGCAGCGCCGTGACGGCGGCAGGAACGACCGTCCACCACCAGGCGGCGAAGGGCGTGCGGCGGAGGACCGGGGCCAGGTGCGGGCCACGTGTGCGGTCGCGCACGACCTGCCCTCCCCCAGCTCGACGACATCTTCGCTCGTCGTCTTGGTCGGCCGCCCGTGGCCTCCACTGAAGCGGCGACGGGTATCAGGACGGATTCGGTCGGTCGGCGGTCCCCCCGCCGAAGCCGGCCCGCGTCATGGTCCCCCACTCGTGCTGGTCCCGGCGCAGCCAGCGCCCGGTGGCCCGCAGTCGCCACCACAGGGACATCTGCCGGTACCAGACCGGTTCGGTGATGGCGGCCACGAGCTGCCAGGCCCGGTCCCGGACGCGCAGTTCGGACTCGGTGGCCCGGTCCTCGACGGCGAGCGCCCCGACGCTGAGACCGACCCCCCACAGGTAGGCCAGTGCGAAGTACAGCAGGGCGAACTCGACGTTGACGATACCGAGCGAGAAACCGAGGACCAGCGCGACCAGCCCGAGCGCCTCGACGATCGGGCCGAGCGCCTCGACGCCGGTCATGAAGCCCAGCCCTCCGAACGCCATGCCGCGGTAACGCGGCCGGAAGATGGCGTCGCGGTGGGTCCACAGGGTGTCGAGCAGTCCGCGGTGCCACCGCAGCCGCTGGTGGCGCAGAACGGCCCGTGAGATCGGCGTCTCGGTGTAGGCGACCGGGTCGGGCAGGAACTGGACCCGGGAGGGGCCACCGGTGTCGTAGCCGTGGCGGCGCATGCGCACGACGAGTTCGAAGTCCTCGCCGATGGAGTCGTTGCGGTACCCGCCGACCGCGATGGCGGTGGCGCGGTGGAAGGCCCCGAAGGCGCCCGAGATGATGACGTTGCCGCCCAGCCGGTTCCAGCCGAGACGGCCGATGAAGAAGGCGCGCACGTACTCGACGCTCTGCACGGCGCTGAGCCACCGCCGATCGATGGCCTTGTTGACGACGCGGCCGTCGCGGACCTCGTCGCCGTTGACCGGTTGGATCGTCCCCCCGACCGCGACGTTGCCCGGCGACTCGAGGAAGGCGCGCGCGAGTCGCAGCAACGCGTCGGGCGCCACGACGGTGTCGGCGTCCAGGGCGACGAACAGGTCGCCGGACGCGACGCCGATGCCCGCGTTGAGCGCGTCCGCCTTGCCGCCGTTGTCCTTGTCGACCACGACCAGGTTGGCGTGCAGACGCGAACGGTAGACCGTGCGCACCGGTCGGGTCGGCAGGTCGCTCAGGTCGGTCGGCGCGTGCGGATCGGGTACGAGACCGAACGCTTCGACCAGGCAGGCGAGCGTGTCGTCGGGTGAGCCGTCGTTGACGACCACGACCTCCAGCCCCGGATATTCGAGCGTCAACATGCCCTCGACCGAGTCGACGATCGTGACCGACTCGTTGTAGGCGGGAGCGATCACCGACACCGTCGGGGCGTCGGGCGTGCGATGCCACCACGACAGGGTGGCGAGGTCCAGGCGACGCCGACGCTGCTTGAGCTCGCGGCTGGCCAGCAGCAGTTGCAGGCTGTAGGTGCCGTTGACCAGGAGGAAGTAGCCCAACGCCAGGGTCGCGGTGGTGTACAGGACCGTTTCGAGCCAGGCGATCATCAGACCACCGCCTGTTGGAGCCGACGCAGCAGGGCGCGGCCGACGGCCCCGGATCGCAGCAGCGACCGACGCGCGACCTGCCGGACCTGCCATGCGGCGTCGTCCGCGAGGTCGAGCAGCACGGGGCTCGCCGCCGGATCGCGGCCGGCGATGTCGGCCACGGCGAGCCGCACGACCTGGGCGTCACCGACGTGGCGGCGCACCAGTTCTGCCGTTCGGTCCGGCGCGGTGGCGGCGATCGCGCGCACGGCCGCAGCGCGCACCGGGGCAGCCCTCGCGTACAGGAAGTCGTCCAGCGGCAACCGGACCCGATCGCCGAGCGCGGCGACGGTGGACAGCGGCGCGACCGGCGCCAGCGGGTGGGCCCCGGGACGCCGCGCCTGCTCCAGGGCGTGTTCGAGCACCCACACCGGCGCGATGTCGGCCTTGACGCAGACGTGCTTCGCCGCGATCCGCACCAGGGCG belongs to Egicoccus sp. AB-alg6-2 and includes:
- a CDS encoding glycosyltransferase, producing MIAWLETVLYTTATLALGYFLLVNGTYSLQLLLASRELKQRRRRLDLATLSWWHRTPDAPTVSVIAPAYNESVTIVDSVEGMLTLEYPGLEVVVVNDGSPDDTLACLVEAFGLVPDPHAPTDLSDLPTRPVRTVYRSRLHANLVVVDKDNGGKADALNAGIGVASGDLFVALDADTVVAPDALLRLARAFLESPGNVAVGGTIQPVNGDEVRDGRVVNKAIDRRWLSAVQSVEYVRAFFIGRLGWNRLGGNVIISGAFGAFHRATAIAVGGYRNDSIGEDFELVVRMRRHGYDTGGPSRVQFLPDPVAYTETPISRAVLRHQRLRWHRGLLDTLWTHRDAIFRPRYRGMAFGGLGFMTGVEALGPIVEALGLVALVLGFSLGIVNVEFALLYFALAYLWGVGLSVGALAVEDRATESELRVRDRAWQLVAAITEPVWYRQMSLWWRLRATGRWLRRDQHEWGTMTRAGFGGGTADRPNPS
- a CDS encoding putative bifunctional diguanylate cyclase/phosphodiesterase, which codes for MRDRTRGPHLAPVLRRTPFAAWWWTVVPAAVTALLLLGIPGWSELRLAGMAFWVMLCFVVLGELRPVVASGRLDPDGVSLSTAFLFAVMLAWGAELAVFGVIVATLVGETARRKRAFAGIFNGAQYVLSYAAAWAILSVFGWSATPAAPALLTPTSLLPTILAAVAYHLVNLAVVGIAIGALERRPVRVTIFENVRYYTLTTGAVLALAPLVVVVAEKHWGFLPLLLLPLYLLWKTAAMSLEREQHALHDGLTGLANRLSLADQVSRYLAEGKPGAICLLDLDRFKDVNDTLGHAVGDDLLKLVAERLRTGVREGDVAARIGGDEFVLLLDVEDEIEALDVVERLGRRLTDPYDLGGARLEVEVSIGVALLPQHGDDLEILQRRADAAMYAAKAAGEVVVVFDEDLIRDTPQRLSLLAELRQAVANGELEVHYQPKVAVSDGRPLGLEALVRWRHPERGLLAPAAFLPLAERTAVMRSLTASVLDQVMRQLATWRADGLAVPVAVNTSLHDLSDPGFTATVQAGLAEHGLDTGLLVLEITEEALLGDPTRALATLDALQAAGVELSLDDFGTGHASLTRLKRLPVAEVKIDRSFVLNLDADVEGQDTAIVRSVVQLAAGLGLRCVAEGVETRASLDILADMGCQIAQGYLIARPLPVAEATDWLRAHVVPAVGDLIGER
- the gatB gene encoding Asp-tRNA(Asn)/Glu-tRNA(Gln) amidotransferase subunit GatB: MTATDLGEISATTAAEHGVALLEGTTGPWELVVGLEVHVELQTRTKMWCGCSTSFGGDPNTNVCPVCTGQPGALPVVNEQAVQDATLLGLALNGEIAPVCRFHRKNYFYPDLAKNYQISQYDVPLVHDGWLDVDVPVGDDLVTRRVRIERLHMEEDTGKSLHVGSTGRLHGADRSLIDYNRCGIPLLEIVSRPDIHDPDTAQAYLRELQSIVRATGVSDARMEEGSIRCDANVSVRRPGDPLGTRTEIKNLNSVRSLGRAIAYEAQRQIAVLEDGGTIVMETRHWDEGRGVTETLRVKESVTDYRYFPDPDLVEITSPADKVEAVRARLPELPAASRARLHAAGVATHQASTIIVTGLLPAFDEAVAAGADASAAANWLVGDVAGQLSAEGVDFAGSGLTGTHVAELIALIEDGTLSTNLAKQVLTGMIQSRGAKGPAQIAKEQGLEQVSDEGELRGIVEQVVADNADTVAAIRGGNDKAIGALVGQVMKQTRGKADPRTTNQLLRELIGS
- the gatA gene encoding Asp-tRNA(Asn)/Glu-tRNA(Gln) amidotransferase subunit GatA; the protein is MDVSALEVVEAHLQRILSVDGVDGDGDVWTAVGSDDLDQRDVHAYLHVTATAAREHAADVDRRRAAGEELGPLAGVPLALKDVLTMRGVPTTCGSRMLDGWVPPYDATVTERLRAADVVVLGKTNMDEFAMGSSTENSAYGPTRNPWDLGRVPGGSSGGSAAAVAGLMAPLAIGTDTGGSIRQPAALTGIVGAKPTYGTVSRYGLVAFASSLDQAGPFARTVEDAAQLQALIHGHDPRDATSITDTPADVLGTLRDGIEGLRVGVVTELQGDGYEPGVRRVFEQALERFERLGAKIVEVSLPHAGYGLPAYYLIAPSEASSNLARFDGVRYGLRVDAPTAEEMNAATRAAGFGPEVKRRIMIGTHALSSGYYDAYYLQASKVRTLIAQDFATAFEQADVLVSPTSPTVAFGLGDKTADPLAMYLNDVATVPASLAGIPALSLPAGTAEAPDAPDASLPVGLQIMAPLLRDDLMYRVGWAFERDLGFTPIPAGDTAVEVL
- the gatC gene encoding Asp-tRNA(Asn)/Glu-tRNA(Gln) amidotransferase subunit GatC; amino-acid sequence: MALSADEVRHVARLARLALTDDEVDALAPQLSQILAYAEQVGEVAAQDVEPTTHPFALRDVSRPDDPRPSLPREAVLAAAPHAEQDRFGVPRIVSEEG